A single window of Leptospira wolffii serovar Khorat str. Khorat-H2 DNA harbors:
- a CDS encoding COX15/CtaA family protein, whose translation MAATSYPHFRKFVYFLIVYSVLIFLNLLYGPLVRATDSGLACPDWPFCFGKVFPDFDFKIFMEVGHRYYSMTLGIILLAGTVWTVIVPELRRPFIGYFLAGILLIVSQAILGGLTVLWSLDAATVNLHLLNAILFLLCIVTATLKAKHLLDSQGGDGFLSAKSLLQTSQIPLLIAVLLVFFQIILGGRVSSNYAGLACLEFPTCNGEWLPSYPEPKIQIQVQHRLGAYLVTFYLLIVNLYGVLKGFSDKTKNYVRIAIVLLLMQIGLGVLNVYAKLPKLVTAAHTGMAVLLFLSTYAIWIQRASELDKEKEV comes from the coding sequence ATGGCCGCAACGTCCTATCCACATTTCCGTAAGTTCGTCTATTTTCTGATCGTTTATTCGGTTTTGATTTTCCTCAATCTGCTCTACGGTCCGCTGGTGAGAGCTACTGATTCAGGATTAGCTTGTCCAGACTGGCCTTTCTGCTTCGGCAAAGTTTTTCCCGATTTCGATTTCAAAATCTTCATGGAAGTAGGGCATAGATACTATTCCATGACCTTAGGTATCATTCTGCTCGCCGGAACCGTATGGACGGTCATCGTTCCGGAATTGAGAAGACCTTTCATAGGCTACTTCCTGGCAGGAATTCTTCTGATCGTCTCCCAAGCGATCTTGGGAGGACTCACCGTACTTTGGTCTCTGGACGCTGCTACGGTAAATTTACATCTTTTGAATGCGATTTTATTCCTTCTTTGTATCGTTACGGCAACTCTGAAGGCCAAGCATCTTTTAGATTCGCAAGGCGGAGACGGTTTTCTTTCTGCTAAATCGCTTTTGCAAACCTCTCAAATCCCTTTACTAATAGCGGTTTTGTTGGTATTCTTCCAAATCATCCTGGGAGGGAGAGTCAGTTCCAATTATGCAGGATTGGCTTGTTTGGAATTTCCCACTTGCAACGGAGAGTGGCTTCCTTCTTATCCCGAGCCTAAAATCCAAATCCAAGTTCAGCACCGTCTCGGCGCCTATCTAGTAACATTTTATCTTTTGATCGTGAATCTTTACGGAGTCTTAAAAGGATTTTCCGATAAGACAAAGAATTACGTTCGCATCGCAATCGTTCTTTTACTCATGCAAATCGGCTTAGGAGTATTGAACGTATATGCAAAATTGCCTAAGCTCGTGACTGCGGCTCATACCGGAATGGCTGTGCTACTCTTTCTCTCCACTTATGCGATCTGGATACAAAGAGCCTCGGAGCTCGACAAGGAAAAGGAAGTTTAA
- the cyoE gene encoding heme o synthase, producing MREFLSDWNQMIKPRVSSLVLATAIPGMYLGSASSPSRLLVIMTLFGTFLMSSASFIFNQVLEKDRDAKMKRTANRPIPAGRIGIGSALVVGFAMTLLAFGILYYFANLLTAICAFAALLAYVFLYTILLKPRTHQNIVIGGVAGCVGPLIGYAAACNSLPLPAWILFLMIFLWTPAHFWALAIFLKEDYSDANFPMLPVVKGVKETGRSILFYTILYVGSVIAFYWAEPSMGWLYMISSVVLSLSILYLSVKLFQRPEPKFARGFFFFSILHLFLVNILILVDHSIS from the coding sequence ATGAGAGAATTCCTTTCTGACTGGAATCAAATGATCAAGCCAAGAGTGAGTTCCTTGGTTTTAGCCACCGCTATCCCAGGAATGTATCTAGGTTCCGCAAGCTCCCCGAGTAGACTCCTAGTAATAATGACTTTGTTCGGAACCTTTCTCATGTCTTCCGCTTCCTTTATCTTCAACCAGGTTTTGGAAAAAGATCGGGACGCTAAAATGAAAAGGACCGCTAACCGTCCTATTCCGGCGGGGAGAATCGGAATCGGCTCCGCTCTAGTAGTGGGATTCGCGATGACCCTTCTCGCCTTCGGAATCCTATATTACTTTGCAAATCTGCTCACCGCGATCTGCGCGTTTGCGGCTTTACTCGCTTACGTTTTTCTTTATACCATTCTTTTGAAACCTAGGACACATCAGAATATCGTAATAGGCGGAGTCGCCGGTTGCGTAGGCCCTTTGATCGGCTATGCGGCGGCTTGTAATTCTCTCCCTCTTCCGGCTTGGATTCTATTTCTGATGATCTTTCTCTGGACTCCGGCTCACTTCTGGGCTCTCGCAATTTTCTTAAAAGAAGATTATAGCGACGCAAATTTCCCTATGTTACCGGTAGTCAAGGGAGTAAAAGAAACGGGACGTTCCATTCTTTTTTACACGATTTTGTACGTCGGCTCGGTGATCGCATTCTATTGGGCGGAGCCTTCCATGGGCTGGCTGTATATGATCTCTTCCGTAGTGTTAAGTCTATCAATACTTTATCTTTCCGTAAAGTTATTCCAAAGACCGGAGCCCAAGTTCGCCAGAGGATTCTTCTTTTTCAGCATTCTCCACTTGTTTTTAGTCAACATTCTTATCTTAGTAGACCACTCGATCTCCTAA
- a CDS encoding M48 family metallopeptidase, with translation MSDRLIQLKNKSISLFLASILTAFSAYSVSAQSKPGEFDSELYAQLVRQSNIQFANLIKTKTVLPDHKGWKKPIDKAFSKLSQNSGNPPFPIIYKIVKDPSFNAFAMAGGQFCIHSGALDSLDQIISQREADAAQKMDFYRERYIAGVLSHELAHFYNKHVFNSVKKFYALKDETAGKAFLESNRFSQEQELDADQTGLFLLDKAGYGGDFMLVTLQALNEVEQSYKESLAASKADKTRPELIGSTYFSSHPSPNDRLSRLKTDKQDLYSFLAKMEKSFDDIQLGRNLDSAKSNLEEGLQKFPGNTYLSKALAVCLHKIWMATASNEELKLKPVLDMPSFRDTMVFPADKSKRAVMRIVPGNEAAYNKALQSYRDVIVKTDDPYFLSNYAVLLSYSAEEKDLDVAVSVATKAFEAEGTVSLANNLGVVLYWTDKKEEAKELFNRLALSIDQKIRNLAAQSGSNPQIAQYLKTIGNSTAQKQQLDPDYIYENFTPILNLALLESYASLDPKSKGLANYYLSNYDSTSGWAKVLAKLQSIDLTPFNQQPANVASFKIGGVGPGDKLEDLLKNWGKPTRIKTDKKSGLEYFEYDSKETAFILDMGTVVQVNVVGDNSPGLGQGVTVGTPKANAEKLLGSKFRKQGDYHDYYEKGKAFVKYNKKGKIDILVVQ, from the coding sequence ATGTCGGACCGTTTGATCCAGTTAAAGAATAAGTCAATTTCGCTATTTCTCGCGTCTATCTTAACCGCATTCTCCGCATATTCCGTTTCTGCCCAAAGCAAACCGGGAGAATTCGACTCGGAATTATACGCTCAGCTCGTCAGGCAGAGCAACATCCAATTCGCAAACCTGATCAAAACCAAGACCGTTTTACCCGATCATAAAGGCTGGAAGAAACCGATCGATAAGGCTTTCTCCAAACTATCGCAAAATTCCGGAAATCCTCCCTTTCCGATAATTTATAAAATCGTAAAGGATCCTTCTTTTAACGCTTTCGCAATGGCAGGGGGACAATTCTGCATCCATTCCGGAGCCTTGGATTCTCTGGACCAGATCATTTCCCAAAGAGAAGCGGACGCCGCTCAAAAAATGGATTTCTACAGGGAAAGATATATCGCAGGAGTTCTCTCCCACGAGCTGGCCCACTTTTACAACAAGCATGTCTTTAATAGTGTGAAGAAATTCTACGCGCTTAAGGACGAAACTGCGGGAAAAGCCTTTTTGGAAAGCAATCGATTCTCCCAAGAACAGGAATTGGATGCGGATCAGACCGGACTCTTTCTATTGGATAAAGCGGGATACGGTGGAGATTTCATGCTAGTCACCTTACAGGCATTAAACGAGGTGGAGCAGTCCTATAAGGAATCTTTGGCTGCGTCCAAGGCAGACAAAACAAGACCCGAGCTGATCGGATCCACATATTTCTCCAGCCACCCTTCTCCCAACGATCGTTTGTCCAGATTGAAAACGGACAAACAGGATTTGTATTCTTTCCTAGCTAAAATGGAGAAGAGTTTCGACGATATACAATTGGGTAGAAATCTGGACTCCGCGAAAAGCAATCTAGAAGAAGGACTACAAAAGTTCCCAGGTAATACTTACTTAAGCAAGGCACTTGCAGTCTGCTTGCATAAGATCTGGATGGCCACCGCTTCCAACGAAGAATTAAAATTAAAACCGGTCCTAGATATGCCTTCGTTCCGAGATACCATGGTTTTCCCTGCGGATAAAAGTAAACGAGCTGTCATGAGAATCGTTCCCGGAAACGAGGCGGCGTACAATAAGGCGCTTCAATCCTACAGAGACGTGATTGTGAAAACGGACGATCCTTACTTTCTCTCCAATTATGCGGTTCTACTCTCCTATTCCGCCGAGGAAAAAGATTTGGATGTGGCGGTTAGCGTAGCTACCAAAGCCTTCGAAGCGGAAGGAACTGTTTCTCTTGCTAATAACCTGGGAGTCGTTCTATATTGGACTGATAAGAAGGAAGAAGCCAAAGAGTTGTTCAATCGACTCGCTCTTTCGATCGATCAAAAGATCCGAAACCTCGCCGCTCAAAGCGGAAGCAATCCGCAAATCGCACAGTATCTGAAAACGATCGGAAACTCCACCGCTCAGAAACAACAGTTGGATCCGGATTATATCTACGAGAACTTCACTCCTATCCTGAATCTTGCGCTCTTGGAATCTTACGCTTCCTTGGATCCTAAATCCAAAGGCCTTGCGAATTACTATCTGAGCAATTACGATTCCACATCGGGCTGGGCCAAGGTTTTAGCCAAACTGCAAAGCATCGATCTTACGCCTTTTAACCAGCAACCGGCAAATGTCGCCTCCTTCAAAATCGGAGGAGTCGGTCCGGGAGACAAACTCGAAGATCTACTCAAAAATTGGGGAAAACCTACCCGGATCAAAACGGATAAGAAGAGCGGTCTGGAATATTTCGAATACGATTCCAAGGAGACCGCCTTTATCCTGGATATGGGAACCGTAGTGCAGGTAAACGTGGTGGGAGATAATAGCCCTGGACTAGGACAAGGAGTGACTGTAGGAACTCCTAAGGCCAATGCCGAAAAACTTCTGGGTTCGAAATTCAGGAAGCAAGGCGATTACCACGACTATTATGAAAAAGGAAAAGCCTTCGTAAAATATAATAAGAAGGGAAAAATCGATATCCTAGTCGTTCAATAA
- a CDS encoding serine/threonine protein kinase, translating to MSTVEMTALICPQCGGALPKQARWRFVACPFCGVKVTKSTDAVQAEHFHESWKSYQEFLDSIPDLLVIGKIKFRILAPLGGGERADVFFGERLGLAPERVIIKLSRDSKSEGIAEKEDGILRSLQKMNTPTSAYFSQRLPESICCGRLENPEWNQREAIVFRAKSGYWGSLSDVIEHQKNGIDPRHSVWIWRRILDTLGYVHEQGWIHGSVNPDHLLIQPRDHGILLIGWRKAGKSSQKGKDLRQAAHSIKALLSDPDHSDKKNSNVPAPLLSLIDRASEDESWCEKMGAIGIDEELRAVAEQVFGPPQFIPFYPNSK from the coding sequence ATGTCCACCGTGGAAATGACGGCGCTAATCTGTCCCCAATGCGGGGGTGCACTTCCGAAGCAGGCTCGATGGAGATTCGTGGCCTGCCCTTTTTGCGGAGTAAAGGTAACTAAAAGTACCGATGCCGTGCAAGCGGAACATTTTCACGAGTCTTGGAAATCTTATCAGGAATTTCTGGATTCGATTCCGGATCTATTGGTTATCGGAAAGATCAAATTTAGAATCTTAGCTCCGCTCGGCGGAGGAGAACGAGCCGACGTTTTTTTCGGCGAAAGATTGGGCCTCGCTCCGGAAAGAGTGATCATCAAACTAAGCAGAGATTCTAAAAGCGAAGGAATCGCCGAAAAAGAAGACGGAATCTTACGTAGTTTACAAAAAATGAATACTCCAACCTCCGCATATTTTAGCCAAAGATTGCCGGAATCGATTTGCTGCGGAAGACTTGAAAATCCAGAGTGGAATCAAAGAGAAGCGATCGTTTTCAGAGCGAAATCCGGATACTGGGGTAGTTTATCCGATGTGATAGAACATCAGAAAAATGGAATCGACCCTAGGCATAGCGTCTGGATTTGGAGAAGAATCCTGGATACTCTGGGCTATGTCCACGAGCAAGGCTGGATTCACGGATCCGTGAATCCGGACCATTTATTGATCCAACCCAGAGATCATGGAATTCTTTTAATCGGCTGGAGAAAAGCCGGGAAATCCTCCCAAAAAGGAAAAGATCTCCGACAAGCGGCTCACAGTATAAAAGCTCTACTTTCGGATCCGGATCATTCGGACAAAAAGAATTCGAACGTTCCCGCTCCCCTTCTCTCTTTAATCGATCGAGCCTCGGAAGACGAATCTTGGTGCGAAAAAATGGGAGCGATCGGCATCGACGAAGAATTGAGAGCCGTGGCAGAACAGGTCTTCGGTCCCCCGCAATTCATACCCTTCTATCCGAATTCTAAGTAA
- a CDS encoding adenylosuccinate synthetase: protein MTDSKMRAPRFVSILGLGFGDCGKGLFTDFLTRNWNADTIVRFNGGAQAGHNVVLPDGRHHTFSQFGAGTFVSGVETILASPVLVHPGGLLVEAEFLKRKGVNDALDRLNIDSRCRIVTPFHQAAGRLRELLQKENRHGTCGVGIGETVRYFLAHPDSTLYYNDLNFLNNSLEKAEEIRIKLLSEFSEIESKNEEAVRIELRILQDSGLAKDWLHSISPLTRKIIPSDEERIRKKLHSSQRTVFEGAQGILLDEYFGFHPHTTWSSTHADALDRLSEEWELPESISHFGVLRTYTTRHGEGPLPSYDPDLRFSEIHNLSEGWQGEFRFGHPDEVLIRYALSCAGNIKGLLVSHLDVFSKGNSLRWNRAYESDRMGREFSFLRMEEGDPSKIVAISPERRGDLQKQMQRTEFLRQAIPVYEKNPILSDSDFLERLKNATDLPVLFGSYGNTYETIKPIGALESVSRP, encoded by the coding sequence TTGACTGATTCTAAAATGAGGGCGCCCAGATTCGTTTCGATTCTAGGCCTCGGATTCGGAGATTGCGGGAAAGGATTATTCACGGATTTCCTAACTCGCAACTGGAATGCGGATACGATCGTTCGCTTTAATGGGGGAGCGCAAGCGGGTCATAACGTAGTTCTCCCCGATGGACGACATCATACTTTTTCCCAATTCGGAGCGGGAACCTTCGTCTCCGGTGTGGAAACCATACTGGCAAGTCCTGTATTAGTGCATCCAGGAGGTCTGCTAGTCGAGGCGGAGTTTTTAAAACGCAAGGGAGTAAACGATGCGCTGGACCGTCTGAATATCGATTCCCGGTGTAGAATTGTGACTCCTTTCCACCAGGCCGCAGGACGATTGAGGGAGCTCCTCCAAAAAGAGAACAGGCACGGAACTTGCGGAGTAGGAATCGGAGAAACAGTGCGGTATTTCCTAGCTCATCCGGATTCCACATTATATTATAATGATTTGAACTTTTTAAATAATAGTTTGGAAAAAGCGGAAGAGATTCGGATCAAACTACTCTCCGAATTTTCGGAAATAGAATCCAAAAACGAAGAAGCCGTCCGAATCGAATTGCGAATCCTACAAGATTCAGGCCTGGCCAAAGATTGGCTGCACTCTATTTCCCCGCTTACAAGGAAAATTATACCCTCCGACGAGGAAAGAATCCGTAAAAAACTTCATTCTTCCCAAAGAACCGTTTTTGAAGGCGCTCAAGGAATTCTATTGGACGAATACTTCGGTTTTCATCCTCATACAACCTGGAGTAGCACTCACGCTGACGCTTTGGATAGATTGTCCGAAGAATGGGAACTTCCCGAATCGATCTCACATTTTGGGGTTCTTAGAACTTATACCACCCGACATGGAGAAGGACCTCTTCCTTCTTACGATCCTGATTTGCGTTTTTCCGAAATACATAATTTAAGCGAAGGATGGCAGGGAGAATTTCGCTTCGGCCATCCGGATGAAGTTCTTATACGTTATGCGTTGTCTTGTGCAGGAAATATCAAAGGACTTCTCGTCAGTCATTTGGACGTTTTTTCGAAAGGAAACTCCCTACGATGGAATCGCGCCTATGAATCCGATAGAATGGGAAGAGAATTTTCCTTTTTACGAATGGAAGAGGGCGATCCAAGCAAGATAGTCGCTATTTCCCCCGAAAGAAGGGGGGATTTGCAGAAGCAAATGCAAAGAACGGAATTTTTACGACAAGCGATCCCCGTTTACGAGAAAAATCCGATTCTTTCCGATTCGGATTTTTTAGAGAGATTGAAGAATGCCACGGATCTACCCGTTCTTTTCGGTTCTTACGGCAACACTTACGAAACGATAAAGCCTATCGGAGCATTGGAAAGTGTTTCTCGACCTTGA
- a CDS encoding metal-dependent hydrolase — MPTILSHPAVPFSLFSIFGRKRIPISLLLFGILFSVLPDFDVIAFKLGIPYESDWGHRGFTHSIMFGALLSLFAVLAKRFFQAPGLAIFLFLFVSILSHGLLDAMTTGGLGVGFWIPWDSERIFFAHRPIRVSPIGLKNFLTERGRIVLRSELLWIWLPAAGIIFLSILVRWISRNRKA, encoded by the coding sequence TTGCCTACCATACTCTCCCATCCCGCCGTTCCGTTCTCCCTTTTTTCCATATTCGGTAGGAAGAGAATCCCGATCTCGCTTTTACTTTTCGGAATCTTATTCTCCGTTTTGCCCGATTTTGACGTTATAGCCTTCAAATTAGGAATTCCTTATGAAAGCGATTGGGGGCATAGGGGATTTACGCATTCCATTATGTTCGGGGCGCTTCTTTCCTTATTTGCCGTCCTTGCAAAGAGGTTCTTTCAAGCGCCCGGCTTGGCGATCTTTCTATTCCTATTCGTTTCGATTTTATCTCACGGACTTTTGGACGCTATGACGACAGGAGGTTTAGGAGTAGGATTTTGGATTCCTTGGGACTCGGAAAGAATCTTCTTTGCTCATCGTCCGATTCGGGTTTCTCCTATCGGTTTAAAGAATTTTCTAACCGAAAGAGGTCGGATCGTTTTACGATCGGAATTGCTGTGGATCTGGTTGCCTGCGGCTGGAATTATTTTTTTAAGCATTCTAGTTCGATGGATAAGTAGGAATAGGAAAGCATGA
- a CDS encoding SDR family NAD(P)-dependent oxidoreductase, with the protein MSQLKGKVAVVTGASKGIGAGIARSFGAAGASVVVNYSSSKEGADKVVQEIAREGGKAIAVQGDMSKSSDVKRLFEETKKVFGSVNILVNNAGVFQFAPLEEVTEEEFHREMNTNVLGPILATRESLKYFPPEGGSVINIGSIISDIPTPNGSVYASTKGALDSLSQVLALELSPRKIRVNTIAPGPVDTEGAQSLGIIGSDFEKLMISKTPLGRIGRPDDVAKVALFLASEESAWLTGEKISVSGGYR; encoded by the coding sequence ATGAGTCAATTGAAAGGAAAGGTCGCGGTCGTAACCGGCGCCTCGAAGGGGATTGGTGCTGGCATTGCCAGGAGTTTCGGAGCGGCGGGGGCCTCCGTCGTAGTGAATTATTCCTCCAGCAAAGAAGGGGCCGATAAGGTGGTCCAGGAAATCGCAAGAGAGGGAGGAAAGGCTATCGCAGTGCAGGGTGATATGTCCAAATCCTCCGATGTAAAAAGATTATTTGAGGAAACGAAGAAAGTCTTCGGTTCGGTAAATATTCTAGTGAATAACGCCGGGGTCTTTCAATTCGCCCCTTTGGAAGAAGTGACCGAAGAAGAATTTCACAGAGAGATGAATACTAACGTACTCGGTCCGATTCTCGCGACTAGGGAATCTCTTAAGTATTTTCCCCCGGAAGGAGGTTCCGTTATTAATATCGGATCGATCATTAGTGATATTCCCACTCCTAACGGTTCAGTTTACGCGTCTACGAAAGGAGCCTTGGATTCCTTATCTCAGGTTCTCGCATTGGAACTTAGCCCAAGAAAGATCAGAGTGAACACGATCGCACCCGGCCCGGTCGATACCGAAGGAGCTCAGAGTCTGGGAATCATAGGAAGCGATTTCGAAAAGCTTATGATTTCCAAAACTCCTTTGGGACGAATAGGGCGTCCGGACGATGTGGCTAAGGTCGCTTTATTCCTGGCTTCGGAAGAATCGGCTTGGTTAACGGGAGAAAAAATCTCCGTTTCCGGAGGATATCGTTAA
- a CDS encoding ArsR/SmtB family transcription factor, whose protein sequence is MERVAASKTVRLTDKEFSRISKALAEPRRVEILKQIGASKEPTACSCLNELHKISPATLSHHIKELENAGLVEITRDGKFMNLSMNRPVFDAYLERLSQI, encoded by the coding sequence ATGGAGAGAGTGGCGGCGTCAAAAACGGTTCGATTGACCGACAAGGAATTTAGCAGGATTTCCAAAGCTTTGGCCGAGCCTAGGCGAGTGGAGATCCTAAAGCAAATCGGTGCTTCCAAGGAACCGACCGCTTGCAGCTGTCTCAACGAATTACACAAAATCAGCCCCGCAACGTTATCACACCATATCAAGGAACTGGAGAATGCCGGTTTAGTCGAAATCACAAGGGACGGAAAATTCATGAATCTATCCATGAACAGACCGGTGTTCGATGCATACTTGGAAAGACTTTCTCAAATTTGA
- the amt gene encoding ammonium transporter — MSVEKSLIDILWVLVCSGLVLIMQGGFLVLESGLTRAKNSINVAIKNVADFGVATLLFYTFGFGLMFGMSWNGIIGTNLFSPDFPAGNAWPPTFFLFQLVFCGTSATIVSGAVAERLKFQSYLIATALISGIIYPIAGHWCWGGSLSEEQHGWLAMKGFHDFAGSTLVHSVGGWVSLALLIVVGPRIGRFPENESPKQVTGSNLPMAMLGGILLWFGWMGFNGGSTLGFNEKVPGIILNTIISSGFSMTVAMLIAWVVKGFPEATAPLNGSLAGLVAITAGADCFTPTQAALIGSIAGSFVLPAEKLLERWKIDDAVGAIPVHLVGGIWGTVAVGLFGNLQLIDPKIDRLTLLGIQFLGIFSVGAFAFGLSWLVFYLLNRFSSLRVDGEEERMGLNISEHKATTELIDLFLAMDYQRKTGDLRTDVPVEPFTEVGQIAERYNLVLDKVRTTLSENEKARTEIAEAYDRVRIEQDKAEKLLLNVLPESIAQELKSKSSSSALIADSYPNVSILFADIVEFTRLSASMKPESVVRILNEVFSHFDTLAEKYSLEKIKTIGDAYMAVGGLPIPNEAHPLLVAHMAWEMKEILSRFRLKKMGTKLRMRIGINTGPVVAGVIGTKKFIYDIWGDAVNLASRMESHGVAGEIQVTESTADLIRSDFALTERGKIEVKGKGLVKTYLISHRLRTPEESLPGFGYSLSAS, encoded by the coding sequence ATGTCGGTGGAGAAAAGCCTAATCGATATACTCTGGGTCTTGGTTTGTTCCGGATTGGTTTTGATCATGCAGGGAGGGTTCCTGGTTTTGGAATCGGGACTGACCCGGGCGAAAAATTCCATCAATGTGGCGATCAAGAACGTTGCCGACTTCGGAGTAGCGACTCTTCTCTTCTATACCTTCGGGTTCGGACTCATGTTCGGGATGAGTTGGAACGGAATTATCGGGACCAATTTATTTTCTCCCGATTTTCCCGCCGGTAATGCTTGGCCTCCCACATTCTTCTTATTCCAATTGGTGTTCTGCGGAACTTCGGCTACCATCGTTTCCGGAGCCGTAGCGGAAAGATTGAAGTTCCAATCTTATCTGATAGCCACAGCCTTGATTTCAGGAATCATTTACCCGATCGCAGGACATTGGTGCTGGGGAGGAAGTCTGAGTGAGGAGCAACACGGTTGGCTTGCGATGAAGGGCTTCCACGATTTTGCGGGCTCGACCCTAGTGCATAGCGTGGGAGGTTGGGTTTCTCTGGCTCTTCTCATAGTCGTAGGTCCTAGAATCGGAAGATTTCCCGAAAACGAAAGTCCTAAGCAGGTGACTGGAAGCAATCTTCCCATGGCGATGTTAGGAGGGATACTCTTATGGTTCGGTTGGATGGGATTCAACGGAGGGAGTACATTAGGATTCAATGAAAAAGTTCCGGGTATTATCCTAAATACCATCATCTCCTCGGGCTTCTCCATGACGGTCGCCATGCTCATCGCATGGGTGGTGAAAGGATTTCCGGAAGCCACCGCTCCTTTGAACGGTTCCTTAGCGGGACTAGTAGCGATCACCGCGGGAGCGGATTGTTTTACTCCTACTCAGGCCGCTTTGATCGGAAGTATCGCCGGCTCGTTCGTTCTTCCTGCTGAAAAACTTCTCGAAAGATGGAAAATAGACGACGCTGTCGGAGCAATTCCAGTGCATCTTGTAGGAGGAATTTGGGGAACGGTAGCGGTAGGACTCTTCGGAAATCTTCAGCTTATAGATCCCAAAATAGATCGACTCACTTTATTGGGAATCCAGTTCTTGGGAATTTTCTCCGTGGGGGCTTTTGCTTTCGGTCTTTCCTGGCTGGTATTCTACTTATTAAATCGGTTTTCTTCGCTCAGGGTGGACGGAGAAGAAGAGCGTATGGGTTTGAACATTTCCGAGCATAAGGCCACCACGGAACTCATCGATTTATTTTTGGCGATGGATTACCAAAGGAAGACGGGAGATTTGCGGACGGACGTTCCGGTGGAGCCTTTCACGGAAGTGGGGCAGATCGCGGAACGTTACAATTTGGTATTGGATAAGGTGCGTACTACATTATCGGAGAATGAGAAGGCTAGGACGGAGATTGCCGAGGCCTACGATCGGGTGAGAATCGAGCAGGACAAGGCCGAGAAACTTCTTTTGAACGTATTACCGGAGAGTATAGCTCAGGAATTGAAATCCAAATCGAGTAGCAGCGCTCTCATCGCGGATAGTTACCCGAATGTGTCCATTCTATTCGCGGATATCGTGGAATTCACTCGTCTTTCGGCCTCCATGAAGCCCGAGTCTGTGGTAAGAATTCTGAACGAAGTCTTTTCGCATTTCGATACCTTGGCCGAGAAATACAGTTTGGAGAAGATTAAGACCATCGGAGACGCTTATATGGCGGTGGGAGGCTTACCGATACCCAATGAGGCTCATCCATTGCTAGTAGCACATATGGCATGGGAGATGAAGGAGATTCTTTCCCGTTTTCGACTTAAGAAAATGGGTACCAAATTGCGTATGAGGATAGGCATCAATACCGGTCCGGTGGTTGCGGGAGTCATCGGGACTAAGAAATTCATCTACGATATCTGGGGAGATGCCGTGAATCTCGCCAGTAGAATGGAATCCCACGGAGTCGCGGGCGAAATTCAAGTCACAGAATCGACTGCGGATCTAATCCGTTCCGATTTTGCTCTAACTGAGAGGGGAAAGATCGAAGTAAAAGGGAAAGGACTAGTGAAAACGTACTTAATCAGCCATCGATTGAGAACTCCGGAGGAGAGTCTTCCCGGTTTCGGGTACTCGTTGAGTGCGAGTTAG